The Hominilimicola fabiformis genome segment TATTCGGATACGGCAGAATTAAAAGTTTTGTCTTGTCGGTAATCTTTTCTTTAAGCTGTTCCGGCAAAAGTCTGAAATTGTCCTCTTCTTTTGTTTCAATCGGAACAGGAACACCGCCTGCCATAACCGTACAAGGGCGATAACAAACGAAACAAGGCTCCGGAATAAGTACCTCGTCACCGGGATTAATAAGCGTTCTTACCATAAGGTCAATCGCCTCACTGCCTCCTACCGTTACAAGAACTTCTTTTTTCGGATTATATTTTATATCGAATTTTCTGTCATAGTAATTGCAGATTTCTTCACGCAATTCCATAAGTCCGGCATTTGCGGTGTAGTGCGTCTGTCCTTTTTCAAGCGAATATATGCCGGCTTCACGAATTGCCCAAGGTGTTGTAAAATCAGGCTCACCGACGCCAAGCGAAATAGCGTCGTCCATTTCTGCAACTATATCAAAAAACTTTCTTATGCCTGACGGCGGTAAAGCCGAAACTACCGGTGAAATAATTTTTTCGTAATCTATCATAGCGTAATTACCTGTCTTGTATCCTTTTCATCGTCCTCGAATACAATTCCTTCCTCTTTGTATTTTTTTAGCACAAAATGAGTTGCCGTTGAAATTATCGAATCCATCGGTGCAAGCTTCTGCGCAACGAACAATGCCACTTCTTTCATACTCTTGCCCTCGATTGTAACGGCCAAGTCATATGCACCGGACATTAGGTAAAGTGATTTTACCTGTGGGTATTTGTAAATTCTCTCTGCCACCTTATCAAATCCTTCACCTCTTTGCGGAGTTATGCGAAGTTCAATAAGTGCAACAACAACGTCTTTGTCGGTCTTATCCCAATTTACAATGGTTTTGTAACCGACAATAACGTTTTCCTTTTCCATTTTTTCAATCTTGTCGGCGACTTCCTTTTCCTCCATACCAAGCATCTGCGCGATTTTCGCTCGTGATACATTACCTTTTTCCTTGTCAAGAATGTTTAAAATTTCTTCCATAAAAGTCAGCCTCCAATACTTTGTTATGTAACCGTTTTCACATTTTTACATATGAATAGTCATTTTATCTTATAATTATATCGTATTTACGCTAAAAATGCTATACCTTTTTTCAAAAAAGTTTCACAAATTTAAAAAAAATTAAAAAATCGGTGTTTTTACACCGATTTGGGTTGTATTTTTGCCACCACTCCGTCACTTTGTGATACCTCTCCTCAAGGAGAGGCTCTTAATCGGCTTCCATTGAGGGGAGCTGGCGGTGAAACCGCCTGAGGGATGGCTTTCCGCTTTGTTTTTTTGCCACCACTCCGTCACTTTGTGACACCTCTCCTCAAGGAGAGGCTCTTAATCGGCTCCCATTGAGGGGAGGTGGCGGTGAAACCGTCTGAGGGGTGGCTTTACTTTTCCACTTCCACAAGTTTAACGTCCTGTTCGGCAAGTGCCACTTGCCATTCATCTGTCAGTTGTGCGTCTGTAATAAAGCAATCTATACCGTCAAGGCCCGAAATTCTCGGAACACCTATTTTACCGATTTTATTTTTATCGCAAAGGAAAATTGCCGATTCGCTACACGAAAGCATCGCTTTTTTAATTTCAGCCTCGCCCTCGCTCGAATCAACAAGCCCACGACCAAGCGTTACACCTCTGCATGAGAAAAAGCACTTATTCGCATAATAATTTTCTTTTATTGTTTTTTCCGCAACACGTCCGATATACGACATATTTCTCGGCGTCAGTTCACCGCCGACGCACACAACGTGAATATGGTCACACATTGAAAGTTCATTCACGATTTTTTCAGCATTTGTAATAACAGTTATACCGCGTTTACCTTTTATGTATCTCGCCAAATGCCATGCCGATGTACTTGCATCAAGAAATATAGTTTCACCGTCTTTTATAAGGTCAGCCGCATATTTTCCTATACGTTGTTTGCCCTCATAATTCACCGTATCACGTTCCGTTATTGCAAGTTCGATTTCGCTGTTGTCGACAAGCGTTGCACCGCCGTATGTACGAACAAGCACACCTTGTTTTTCAAGTTTTTCAAGGTCACCGCGAATTGTTTCGGTTGTAACCTCAAACTGTTTTGCAAGTTCCACCACAAGTACACTCTTGTTTTTATTTATTATCTGCTCTATTCTGTTTCTGCGTTCAACTGCAAGCATATCTAATCTCCATTCTTATTTATTGTATGTATTTTATCATATTTTCCCTATCTTTTCAATACGGTGCAAAAATAAAAAGAATACTATCCACACGGGCGACCAATGGTCGCCCCTACGACTGTATTCCGCCACTGCTCTCCGTTTTTCCTCTCCACCCCTCAGTCGACTTTGTCGACAGTTCCCCTCTATGGGAGGCTTTTATGCCTCTTCTTGAGGAGAAGTGTCCGCAGGACGGAGTGGTGGTATTGTAGATATTTCCCCCGTACGGGACGGCGCACTCGACGTCCCCTTTTTATCGCCACCGCAAATTACCTTGCTACACAGGCGACCAATGTTCGCCCCTACTCACACAAAAAGAGAAGCCATTGACTTCTCTTTTTAATCTATCCTAATAATTATCTCACACATTAAATAAATCATCATATTCAACATTTAGTATCTCTTTAAAATGCCTAATCTCATCAG includes the following:
- a CDS encoding Lrp/AsnC family transcriptional regulator, whose protein sequence is MEEILNILDKEKGNVSRAKIAQMLGMEEKEVADKIEKMEKENVIVGYKTIVNWDKTDKDVVVALIELRITPQRGEGFDKVAERIYKYPQVKSLYLMSGAYDLAVTIEGKSMKEVALFVAQKLAPMDSIISTATHFVLKKYKEEGIVFEDDEKDTRQVITL
- a CDS encoding DeoR/GlpR family DNA-binding transcription regulator — protein: MLAVERRNRIEQIINKNKSVLVVELAKQFEVTTETIRGDLEKLEKQGVLVRTYGGATLVDNSEIELAITERDTVNYEGKQRIGKYAADLIKDGETIFLDASTSAWHLARYIKGKRGITVITNAEKIVNELSMCDHIHVVCVGGELTPRNMSYIGRVAEKTIKENYYANKCFFSCRGVTLGRGLVDSSEGEAEIKKAMLSCSESAIFLCDKNKIGKIGVPRISGLDGIDCFITDAQLTDEWQVALAEQDVKLVEVEK